A window of Kribbella sp. NBC_00382 genomic DNA:
CGGCCGACCGGATACCGTGGTGCCGTGAGTACGCCACGGACGATGACACTGCCCGACGGGGTTCACCCCGCGACTCTGGAGACCGATCGCGGCTCGTTCGCGACGCTCCAGGCCCAGCCGGATGTCGGCATCCCGCTGGGGACGGTCTTGCTCGTTCCCGGCTGGACCGGGAGCAAAGAGGACTTCACGCCGCTGGTGCACCACTTGGCCCGGTACGGGTGGCGGACGGTGGCCGTGGACCAGCGCGGGCAGTACGAAACGCCGGGCCCGGACGACCCGTCGGCGTACACGCTGGCTGAGTTCGGGGCCGATGTGGTGGCGATGAGCAAGGCGCTGGGTGGCTACAGCCAGTTGGTGGGGCACTCGTTCGGCGGGCTGGTCGCGCGCGAGGCGGTACTGACCGATCCGAGCGTTTTCTCGACGATCACGCTGCTGTGCTCCGGGCCGGGCGCCTTCAGCGACGAGGCGAAGCTGAAGGGTCTGCAGATGCTCGCGTTCGGGCTGGACAGCCTGCCGATCGAGCAGGTGTACGACCTCAAGCTCGAGCACGACGTCAAGGAACCCCGCTTCGTACAGCCTGCCGAGGATGTCGCCGCTTTCCTGCGCAAGCGGTTCATCGGCAACTCCCCGGTGGGGCTGGCGGCGGTCACCCGGCGGCTGATGGACTCCGACGATCGGACCGAGAAGCTGGCCAAGGCGGGCGTTCGCACCCAGGTTGTGTACGGCGAGACGGATGACGGCTGGCCGCTGGCGGTGCAGGACGAGATGGCGAAGCGGCTCGGAGTACGGGCTCAGGTCGTGCCGGACGCCGGTCACTCCCCCGCGATCGATCAGCCTGCGGCGACGGCCCGGTTACTGGTGGACTTCTT
This region includes:
- a CDS encoding alpha/beta fold hydrolase, producing MSTPRTMTLPDGVHPATLETDRGSFATLQAQPDVGIPLGTVLLVPGWTGSKEDFTPLVHHLARYGWRTVAVDQRGQYETPGPDDPSAYTLAEFGADVVAMSKALGGYSQLVGHSFGGLVAREAVLTDPSVFSTITLLCSGPGAFSDEAKLKGLQMLAFGLDSLPIEQVYDLKLEHDVKEPRFVQPAEDVAAFLRKRFIGNSPVGLAAVTRRLMDSDDRTEKLAKAGVRTQVVYGETDDGWPLAVQDEMAKRLGVRAQVVPDAGHSPAIDQPAATARLLVDFFHKH